A single window of Nicotiana sylvestris chromosome 5, ASM39365v2, whole genome shotgun sequence DNA harbors:
- the LOC138868841 gene encoding uncharacterized protein: MRDHIIGEYYELWDIVTDGPLATTKKNAKGVDMPKTRADCTDEDLKKWEKNAKAKKWLVCGLGPDESEGETIQEMYTRFTTLINELKSIGRIIPEEDKVEKILTRVLPVSWESKITAIQELKNIATLKLDELIGNFTAYELRRQTIKMDAPKKERSLTLRIAEERLSELLLDFIDESEIINNEKEDLCRECMILKSKCKNLESRANKSESENAELKNQVLELDTSILELRSDNLKLKLGIGKKKAAHTHLTLEENLRKIKDELYRKDEQIRVLKEDIGKGSSQIWYMDIGCLKHMTKSKNRFLSLEDLKGGNVSFGNGKKDHHFSAPRIPQQNGVVERKNMTLEDMARTMLPSSKLPHNFWSKVIVKRKA; this comes from the exons atgagggatcacatcataggagaatactatgaactctgggacatagtcactgatggtcctctagcaactacaaagaagaatgctaaaGGAGTGGATATGCCAAAGACTAGAGCTGACTGCACCGATGAAGACCTGAAGAagtgggagaagaatgccaaggccaagaaatggcttgtgtgtggactaggtccagatgagtca gaaggagaaaccatccaagagatgtatacaaggtttaCCACGCTGATAAATGAACTTAAATCTATTGGAAGGATTATTcctgaagaagacaaagttgagaagattttgacaagggttctgccagtctcttgggaaagcaaaatcactgctattcaggaattaaagaacattgctaccctcaagttggatgaactaattggaaaTTTTACTGCCTATGAACTAAGAAGGCAAACTAtcaaaatggatgcacccaagaaggaaagaagtctgactctcagaattgctgaag aaaggttgtctgaactgctgctagacttcattgatgagtctgaaataattaacaatgagaaggaagattTGTGTAGGGAATGTATGATTCTAAaatccaagtgcaaaaatctagagtctagggctaataAGAGTGAAAGTgaaaatgctgagttgaagaaccaggttcttgaacttgacactagtATCCTAGAACTCAGGTCTGataacttaaaactgaaactaggaataGGAAAGAAGAAAGCGGCTCACACTcatctcaccctagaagaaaacttaagaaaaataaaggatgagttgtacaggaaAGATGAACAGATAAGAGTGTTAAAAGAAGATatagggaag ggaagcagccaaatatggtacatggatattGGCTGCTTAAAACATATGACTAAAAGCAAGAACcggttcctttcacttgaggacttaaagggaggtaatgtctcctttggaaatgggaagaaag atcaTCACTTCTCTGCCCCTAGAatacctcaacaaaatggagtagttgaaagaaagaacatgactcttgaagacatggctaggactatgcttccttctagtaaactgccccataacTTCTGGTCCAAGGTTATAGTCAAGAGAAAGGCATag